The Dehalogenimonas sp. THU2 nucleotide sequence CGCAGCCCCAACCGGTTGCTGATGCTTGCCCCAGTCCCAGATCGAGTTCAATGAAAACATCAGACTGCCGTAATCGTGTCGAGGCTTCCTTTTTATCAAACGGCTGCGGTGTTCCACCGGCCAATACGCAGATCCCACCGAACGTCAAACTCACCTTTTCGAGTTCGAAATACGCTCCACTGCGACCGGCCGCCGCCACGATCCGTCCCCAATTAGGATCGGCGCCGTAAACTGCTGTTTTAACCAGAGGAGAAGACAGTACCGTCCTGATAACCTTGCGAGCATCCGCTACCGAATACGCACCGGTTACAGTCAATTCTATGAGCTTGGTGGCGCCTTCGCCATCTCGGGCGATAGCTTTCGCCAGGTGAATGCAGACATATTCAAGCGTATGAACAAACGCGTGATAAGCGCCATCCCCATCTTTCAATTCAATCCCGGATGCGCCGTTCGCCAATAGAAAGACGCTGTCGTTGGTAGAGGTATCACCATCGACAGAAATGACATTGAATGACTTATCAACCGCTTTGTGGAGTTCGTCCCGCAGCATTTTCCCGTCGATGCTCACGTCAGTGGTAATAAAAGCAAGCATAGTGGCCATATCCGGATGGATCATCCCGGAGCCCTTAGCGCAGCCGCCGACGGTAAAACCGTACTCCGGAGAGCGCACGGCTATCTCTTTGGGCACCAGGTCGGTGGTCATGATCGCCCTGGCGAAACCGGCTCCGCCATCGCCGGACGGGATCAACTTCTTGATGCCGGCTTTGACTTTCTCCATGGGCAATTGGACGCCGATGACGCCGGTGCTGGCGACGAGGACTGTTACGGAATCAAGCTCAAATCGGTCGGCGGCAAGTTCAGTCATCGTCCGGGCGTTCTCGTATCCTGTCTTCCCGGTACCGGCATTGGCGCAACCGGCGTTGACGATGATAGCGCGCGCCTGCCCGAACCGTAGATGTTCCTCCGACAAAACCACCGGCGCCGCCCGAAACTGGTTGAGGGTAAAAACGGCCGCGGCGTTAGCCGGCCGATCGGAGATGACGAGCGCCAGATCAGGAGCGTTTAAAGCGCTTTTTATACCCGCGGCAACTACCCCTGCGCTGAAACCGGCAGCAGAGGTGACAGACCCACCGGGAATTACCTTAAATCTAGAAATCATAGAATGATGATAGAATATAGCATAGCTCTCAAGAACGGGCAAAGGCATTCCCGATGCTTCGTTGCAGACTCTCCTTCGAATCGGCAGAACTATGCCGTAATTTCGAGGAAATCAACCAGGGGGATCATACTTATACTGCCAAATTTCGTTCAAGCTAATACGGAATATTCCCGGAATATTCGCCGGTTATTCCCCAACAAAACACTAGCCAAGTACTAGGACTTATGATATACTCATTGCGCTTCTTAAGGCTTGGTCAGAAGACCGGGCTACTTCCAGCGACACATCTCACTGCGGCGACTAATCGAATTAAGGGGGAGCCCATGCCGGAAAACTCAGTACTCATCGTCGATAGCGACCCAGCTATCAGGGACACCGCCACCTGGCTCAAAGGAGCCGGTTTTCGTGTCTCCACCGCCTCGACCGGGGAAGAAGCCCTGAACCTGATCGATAACCAGGACTTCAGCGTCATGCTTCTGGACATGCATCTGCCGGGCAAACACGGCCTGGGGGTGCTCAGGGAAGTCAAGGTCAAGCGTCCCTGGCTCCAGACCATCGTCACCACCGACCACCCATCTGTGGAATCAGCCACGGAAGCCTTGAGACAGGGCGCGGTAGACTACCTGGTCAAGCCGGTCTCGCCTCAGGACCTGGCCCAACTGGTCAAGGACACCATCAAATCCGCCGCCTCCAAGCAAAAAATCGCTTCCATCCAGATCAAAGCCAAAGCAGCCCCAAGCAAGATCATCCCCCAGACCACCTTCGTCATCAGCCGCGACAGCCTCAAAAACCTGGTCAACAGCCTGATCAAGGAACGCCAGGCTATCGGCGTCAAGGCGAAACAGGGCAAATTCAGCTTCGACAAGATCAAGAGCTTCGACGACCTGACGCTGGA carries:
- the argJ gene encoding bifunctional glutamate N-acetyltransferase/amino-acid acetyltransferase ArgJ, with translation MISRFKVIPGGSVTSAAGFSAGVVAAGIKSALNAPDLALVISDRPANAAAVFTLNQFRAAPVVLSEEHLRFGQARAIIVNAGCANAGTGKTGYENARTMTELAADRFELDSVTVLVASTGVIGVQLPMEKVKAGIKKLIPSGDGGAGFARAIMTTDLVPKEIAVRSPEYGFTVGGCAKGSGMIHPDMATMLAFITTDVSIDGKMLRDELHKAVDKSFNVISVDGDTSTNDSVFLLANGASGIELKDGDGAYHAFVHTLEYVCIHLAKAIARDGEGATKLIELTVTGAYSVADARKVIRTVLSSPLVKTAVYGADPNWGRIVAAAGRSGAYFELEKVSLTFGGICVLAGGTPQPFDKKEASTRLRQSDVFIELDLGLGQASATGWGCDMSEEYIRINADYTT